One window from the genome of Vulpes vulpes isolate BD-2025 unplaced genomic scaffold, VulVul3 u000000819, whole genome shotgun sequence encodes:
- the LOC140597611 gene encoding activating molecule in BECN1-regulated autophagy protein 1-like isoform X1 — translation MKVVPEKNAVRILWGRERGTRAFGAQRLLQELVEDKTRWMKWEGKRVELPDSPRSTFLLAFSPDRTLLASTHVNHNIYITEVKTGKCVHSLIGHRRTPWCVTFHPTISGLIASGCLDGEVRIWDLHGGSESWFTDSNNAIASLAFHPTAQLLLIATANEIHFWDWSRREPFAVVKTASEMERVRLVRFDPLGHYLLTAIVNPSNQQGDDEPEIPIDGTELSHYRQRALLQSQPVRRTPLLHNFLHMLSSRSSGIQVGEQSTVQDSATPSPPPPPPQPSTERPRTSAYIRLRQRVSYPTAECCQHLGILCLCSRCSGTRVPSLLPHQDSVPPASARATTPSFSFVQTEPFHPPEQASSTQQDQGLLNRPSAFSTVQSSTAGNTLRNLSLGPTRRSLGGPLSSHPSRYHREIAPGLTGSEWTRTVLSLNSRSEAESMPPPRTSASSVSLLSVLRQQEGGSQASVYTSATEGRGFPTSGLAAESDGGSGSSQNNSGSIRHELQCDLRRFFLEYDRLQELDHSLSGEAPQTQQAQEMLNNNIESERPGPSHQPTPHSSENNSNLSRGHLNRCRACHNLLTFNNDTLRWERTTPNYSSSEASSSWQVPSTFEGMPSSGSQLPPLERTEGQTPSSSRLELSSSASPQEERTVGVAFNQETGHWERIYTQSSRSGTVSQEALHQDMPEESSEEDSLRR, via the exons ATGAAGGTTGTTCCAGAGAAGAATGCTGTCCGGATACTATGGGGGCGAGAACGGGGCACTCGGGCCTTTGGAGCTCAGCGGCTTCTTCAGGAGCTAGTGGAAGATAAAACTCGGTGGATGAAATGGGAAGGCAAG aGAGTAGAACTGCCAGATAGTCCACGCTCTACCTTTTTACTGGCCTTCAGCCCAGACAG GACTCTATTGGCCTCCACCCACGTGAACCATAATATCTATATTACGGAAGTGAAGACTGGTAAATGTGTTCATTCTCTGATTGGACACCGCCGTACTCCGTGGTGTGTCACTTTTCATCCCACCATCTCAGGCCTTATTGCTTCTGGCTGCCTAGATGGGGAGGTCAGGATTTGGGATTTGCAT GGTGGCAGTGAAAGCTGGTTCACAGACAGCAACAATGCCATTGCTTCTCTGGCTTTCCACCCTACGGCTCAGCTCCTGCTGATTGCCACTGCCAATGAGATCCACTTCTGGGATTGGAGTCGGCGGGAGCCCTTTGCTGTGGTGAAGACAGCTAGCGAGATGGAACGGGTCCG TCTGGTGAGATTTGATCCTCTTGGACACTACTTACTCACAGCCATTGTTAACCCTTCCAATCAGCAG GGTGATGATGAACCAGAGATCCCCATCGACGGAACAGAGTTATCCCACTACCGTCAGCGTGCTCTGCTGCAATCACAGCCAGTTCGCCGGACGCCTCTCCTCCACAATTTCCTGCACATGCTGTCCTCCCGCTCCTCTGGCATCCAGGTGGGAGAGCAAAGCACAGTGCAAGATTCTGctaccccctcacccccaccgccTCCCCCTCAGCCCTCCACGGAGCGCCCCAGGACTTCCGCTTACATCAGGCTCCGACAGCGGGTCAGTTACCCCACAGCTGAGTGCTGCCAGCACCTTGGGATCCTGTGCCTTTGCAGCCGCTGCTCTGGCACTCGAGTTCCTTCCCTCTTGCCACACCAGGACAGTGTCCCCCCTGCTTCTGCCAGGGCTACtaccccttccttttcttttgtacAGACCGAGCCCTTCCATCCCCCGGAGCAGGCCTCGTCAACGCAGCAGGACCAGGGCCTCCTGAACCGGCCGTCTGCCTTCAGTACAGTCCAGAGCAGCACTGCCGGCAACACGCTCCGCAACCTCAGTCTGGGTCCCACCCGTCGCTCTTTGGGAGGCCCTCTGTCCAGCCACCCTTCTAGGTATCACCGAGAAATAGCTCCTGGGCTGACAGGGTCTGAGTGGACCCGGACAGTGCTCAGTCTGAACTCCCGCTCTGAGGCAGAATCCATGCCTCCGCCCAGGACCAGTGCCTCTTCGGTGAGTTTGCTGTCTGTGCTGAGACAGCAGGAAGGTGGCTCTCAAGCGTCTGTGTACACTTCAGCCACAGAAGGGAGGGGTTTTCCAACTTCAGGGTTGGCAGCTGAGTCAGATGGAGGAAGTGGCTCCAGCCAAAACAACTCAGGCAGCATTCGCCATGAGCTTCAGTGTGACCTGAGACGCTTCTTTCTGGAGTATGATCGGCTTCAGGAGCTAGACCATAGCCTGAGCGGAGAAGCCCCCCAGACCCAACAGGCCCAGGAAATGCTCAATAACAACATTGAGTCTGAGAGGCCAGGCCCCTCCCACCAGCCCACCCCACACAGTAGTGAGAACAACTCCAACCTGTCCCGTGGCCACCTGAACCGCTGTCGTGCTTGCCACAATCTCCTGACCTTCAACAACGACACCCTGCGCTGGGAAAGAACCACACCTAACTACTCCTCTAGCGAGGCCAGCTCCTCTTGGCAGGTCCCCAGCACCTTCGAGGGCATGCCGTCAAGTGGCAGCCAGTTGCCACCCCTTGAGCGGACTGAGGGCCAAACACCCAGCTCCAGCAGGCTGGAGTTGAGCAGCTCTGCTAGTCCGCAGGAGGAGAGGACTGTGGGGGTGGCCTTCAACCAGGAGACAGGCCACTGGGAAAGAATTTACACCCAATCTAGCAGATCTGGAACTGTATCACAGGAGGCCTTACATCAGGATATGCCTGAGGAGAGCTCTGAGGAAGATTCGCTCAGGAGGTAA
- the LOC140597611 gene encoding activating molecule in BECN1-regulated autophagy protein 1-like isoform X2 — MKVVPEKNAVRILWGRERGTRAFGAQRLLQELVEDKTRWMKWEGKRVELPDSPRSTFLLAFSPDRTLLASTHVNHNIYITEVKTGKCVHSLIGHRRTPWCVTFHPTISGLIASGCLDGEVRIWDLHGGSESWFTDSNNAIASLAFHPTAQLLLIATANEIHFWDWSRREPFAVVKTASEMERVRLVRFDPLGHYLLTAIVNPSNQQGDDEPEIPIDGTELSHYRQRALLQSQPVRRTPLLHNFLHMLSSRSSGIQTEPFHPPEQASSTQQDQGLLNRPSAFSTVQSSTAGNTLRNLSLGPTRRSLGGPLSSHPSRYHREIAPGLTGSEWTRTVLSLNSRSEAESMPPPRTSASSVSLLSVLRQQEGGSQASVYTSATEGRGFPTSGLAAESDGGSGSSQNNSGSIRHELQCDLRRFFLEYDRLQELDHSLSGEAPQTQQAQEMLNNNIESERPGPSHQPTPHSSENNSNLSRGHLNRCRACHNLLTFNNDTLRWERTTPNYSSSEASSSWQVPSTFEGMPSSGSQLPPLERTEGQTPSSSRLELSSSASPQEERTVGVAFNQETGHWERIYTQSSRSGTVSQEALHQDMPEESSEEDSLRR; from the exons ATGAAGGTTGTTCCAGAGAAGAATGCTGTCCGGATACTATGGGGGCGAGAACGGGGCACTCGGGCCTTTGGAGCTCAGCGGCTTCTTCAGGAGCTAGTGGAAGATAAAACTCGGTGGATGAAATGGGAAGGCAAG aGAGTAGAACTGCCAGATAGTCCACGCTCTACCTTTTTACTGGCCTTCAGCCCAGACAG GACTCTATTGGCCTCCACCCACGTGAACCATAATATCTATATTACGGAAGTGAAGACTGGTAAATGTGTTCATTCTCTGATTGGACACCGCCGTACTCCGTGGTGTGTCACTTTTCATCCCACCATCTCAGGCCTTATTGCTTCTGGCTGCCTAGATGGGGAGGTCAGGATTTGGGATTTGCAT GGTGGCAGTGAAAGCTGGTTCACAGACAGCAACAATGCCATTGCTTCTCTGGCTTTCCACCCTACGGCTCAGCTCCTGCTGATTGCCACTGCCAATGAGATCCACTTCTGGGATTGGAGTCGGCGGGAGCCCTTTGCTGTGGTGAAGACAGCTAGCGAGATGGAACGGGTCCG TCTGGTGAGATTTGATCCTCTTGGACACTACTTACTCACAGCCATTGTTAACCCTTCCAATCAGCAG GGTGATGATGAACCAGAGATCCCCATCGACGGAACAGAGTTATCCCACTACCGTCAGCGTGCTCTGCTGCAATCACAGCCAGTTCGCCGGACGCCTCTCCTCCACAATTTCCTGCACATGCTGTCCTCCCGCTCCTCTGGCATCCAG ACCGAGCCCTTCCATCCCCCGGAGCAGGCCTCGTCAACGCAGCAGGACCAGGGCCTCCTGAACCGGCCGTCTGCCTTCAGTACAGTCCAGAGCAGCACTGCCGGCAACACGCTCCGCAACCTCAGTCTGGGTCCCACCCGTCGCTCTTTGGGAGGCCCTCTGTCCAGCCACCCTTCTAGGTATCACCGAGAAATAGCTCCTGGGCTGACAGGGTCTGAGTGGACCCGGACAGTGCTCAGTCTGAACTCCCGCTCTGAGGCAGAATCCATGCCTCCGCCCAGGACCAGTGCCTCTTCGGTGAGTTTGCTGTCTGTGCTGAGACAGCAGGAAGGTGGCTCTCAAGCGTCTGTGTACACTTCAGCCACAGAAGGGAGGGGTTTTCCAACTTCAGGGTTGGCAGCTGAGTCAGATGGAGGAAGTGGCTCCAGCCAAAACAACTCAGGCAGCATTCGCCATGAGCTTCAGTGTGACCTGAGACGCTTCTTTCTGGAGTATGATCGGCTTCAGGAGCTAGACCATAGCCTGAGCGGAGAAGCCCCCCAGACCCAACAGGCCCAGGAAATGCTCAATAACAACATTGAGTCTGAGAGGCCAGGCCCCTCCCACCAGCCCACCCCACACAGTAGTGAGAACAACTCCAACCTGTCCCGTGGCCACCTGAACCGCTGTCGTGCTTGCCACAATCTCCTGACCTTCAACAACGACACCCTGCGCTGGGAAAGAACCACACCTAACTACTCCTCTAGCGAGGCCAGCTCCTCTTGGCAGGTCCCCAGCACCTTCGAGGGCATGCCGTCAAGTGGCAGCCAGTTGCCACCCCTTGAGCGGACTGAGGGCCAAACACCCAGCTCCAGCAGGCTGGAGTTGAGCAGCTCTGCTAGTCCGCAGGAGGAGAGGACTGTGGGGGTGGCCTTCAACCAGGAGACAGGCCACTGGGAAAGAATTTACACCCAATCTAGCAGATCTGGAACTGTATCACAGGAGGCCTTACATCAGGATATGCCTGAGGAGAGCTCTGAGGAAGATTCGCTCAGGAGGTAA